A genomic segment from Thermodesulfobacteriota bacterium encodes:
- a CDS encoding ABC transporter substrate-binding protein: MMRKSKTCLVVAFTLIFLIGSSNLLSAVDVRGVSGNQISIGLIADQTGPAAQLMMPYTAGARAYFRHINDTGGINGNKIRLTVEDDRYSIPMAVAAFKKLVFKDRVLAILGCGGTGQNTALFSQIEKNKVPVISLSWSWTMTDPVQRYVFTAINDNKDEIKVMMDYIVKIRKAKDARIAFVGPDVEYAKSGYRVLEEKAKEYNVALVGREILAMDALDATTQILTLRKQNVTHLIAITVDGPTLVLLRSAKRLNYWPMFFNTFHAIGDGIAQTAGDTAKNLYSSAPIASWFDDTKGMAELRKIVLKDDPKIGPVHRYFIKAWVTSRIAHEAIKRAGKELSPDSFVDTLETIKNLDMKGLTGPVSYSPTNHKGNSYSRMDKADLKKGYFVPLTDWIEAK; this comes from the coding sequence ATGATGAGGAAAAGTAAAACATGCTTAGTGGTTGCGTTCACTTTGATTTTTCTGATAGGTTCAAGTAATTTGCTTTCTGCTGTGGATGTAAGAGGAGTTTCAGGAAATCAGATCAGTATCGGTTTAATAGCTGACCAGACAGGACCGGCAGCTCAGTTAATGATGCCTTATACAGCTGGTGCCAGAGCGTATTTCAGGCATATAAACGATACAGGTGGTATAAATGGCAATAAGATTAGGCTTACCGTCGAAGATGACCGCTACTCTATTCCAATGGCAGTAGCAGCCTTCAAAAAGCTGGTTTTCAAAGACAGAGTACTTGCAATCCTTGGGTGTGGGGGTACAGGTCAAAATACCGCTTTGTTCTCACAGATAGAGAAAAACAAGGTCCCTGTAATCAGTCTGAGTTGGTCCTGGACCATGACCGATCCAGTGCAACGATACGTGTTTACAGCAATTAATGACAACAAAGATGAGATCAAAGTAATGATGGATTATATTGTAAAGATCAGGAAGGCAAAGGACGCACGCATTGCCTTTGTTGGTCCTGACGTTGAATACGCAAAATCGGGCTACAGGGTCCTGGAAGAAAAGGCGAAAGAGTACAATGTTGCTCTCGTGGGCAGAGAGATTCTGGCTATGGATGCCCTGGATGCAACTACCCAAATTCTCACCTTAAGGAAACAAAATGTTACCCATCTTATAGCTATTACGGTCGACGGACCAACCCTTGTTTTACTGAGGAGTGCCAAAAGGTTGAACTACTGGCCCATGTTCTTCAATACCTTTCATGCTATCGGAGATGGAATCGCACAAACTGCTGGGGATACAGCAAAGAACCTGTACAGCTCGGCGCCGATTGCTTCATGGTTTGATGATACTAAAGGTATGGCTGAGTTGAGGAAAATAGTTTTGAAGGATGATCCAAAGATAGGACCTGTCCACAGGTATTTTATAAAAGCCTGGGTTACTTCAAGGATAGCTCACGAGGCGATAAAAAGGGCTGGAAAGGAATTGTCACCTGATTCGTTTGTGGATACATTAGAAACTATCAAAAACCTGGATATGAAAGGTCTAACCGGACCTGTAAGCTATAGTCCTACAAATCATAAGGGTAACAGTTATTCAAGGATGGACAAGGCTGACTTAAAGAAAGGTTATTTTGTTCCTCTAACAGATTGGATAGAAGCCAAATAG
- a CDS encoding methylmalonyl-CoA mutase family protein: MQKNRVEEWKKGFEASLKKSPDGEKELKTLSGIPIKCIYTSEDLKEFDDDCELGLPGEYPYTRGIYHSMYRGQTWTKRFLVGHQSPETFNARQKEMLNAGQSGINFTPCNSYWRGYDSDAVDKTLLGRCGTTIDSLKDVEIAFDGITLDQISLGMNDFAPFMMVASIIALAEEKHIPASCLQGTTNQSDFISHYVSCNQPIRFGMDGHLKIMIDHVKYCTKHMPKWHPVSVIGKHYRESGATPVQSMAFALASAIFYVDTFIKAGLRVDDFAPRFSFFFDASGDLFEEVAKFRAARRMWAKVMKERFGAENPKSCILRFHVQTSGTELARQQPINNVVRASLHTLSAILGGAQSIHTNAYDEPLWIPTSRSQRIAIMTQNIIAEETGVANVIDPLGGSYYVESLTNKVEEIAWDYIDIIEKRGGMFKATKEGFIQKEIDKISYEYQKEVDSGEKIVVGLNKYVVKDEEEPPEQVKVDPELIEKQINRTKNLKKNRNQKKAAEALKRIREAATDPQKNVFEAVIDAVKADVTNGEMVGELRDVYGFGRPLLI, encoded by the coding sequence ATGCAAAAAAATAGAGTGGAAGAGTGGAAGAAAGGTTTTGAAGCCTCTTTGAAAAAAAGTCCTGATGGGGAGAAAGAGTTAAAAACGCTCTCAGGAATCCCAATAAAATGCATTTATACCTCAGAGGATTTAAAAGAATTTGATGACGATTGTGAACTGGGATTACCTGGTGAGTACCCTTATACAAGAGGCATATACCATTCTATGTACAGAGGTCAAACATGGACAAAAAGGTTTTTGGTAGGGCATCAAAGTCCGGAAACATTTAATGCAAGGCAAAAGGAGATGCTTAATGCGGGACAGAGCGGTATTAATTTTACGCCGTGTAATTCATACTGGAGGGGATATGACTCCGATGCGGTTGATAAGACTTTATTGGGAAGGTGTGGAACGACTATAGACTCATTAAAAGATGTAGAGATCGCCTTTGACGGCATTACTCTCGATCAAATAAGTCTGGGTATGAACGACTTTGCACCATTTATGATGGTGGCATCGATTATAGCTCTGGCTGAGGAAAAGCATATCCCTGCTTCTTGCCTTCAGGGTACGACCAACCAGAGCGATTTTATATCTCATTATGTCAGCTGTAATCAGCCCATCAGGTTTGGAATGGATGGTCATTTAAAGATAATGATCGACCATGTAAAATATTGTACGAAACATATGCCGAAATGGCATCCAGTAAGCGTCATAGGAAAGCATTACCGAGAATCGGGAGCAACCCCTGTTCAGTCTATGGCTTTTGCTTTGGCATCTGCAATATTCTATGTTGATACATTCATAAAAGCCGGACTAAGAGTAGATGATTTTGCCCCCAGATTTTCCTTTTTTTTCGATGCAAGTGGTGACTTATTCGAGGAGGTTGCCAAGTTTCGTGCTGCAAGGAGGATGTGGGCAAAGGTTATGAAAGAAAGATTTGGGGCAGAGAATCCTAAATCCTGTATCTTAAGATTTCATGTACAGACATCCGGTACAGAATTAGCCCGGCAACAACCCATAAATAATGTTGTGAGGGCATCTCTTCACACCTTGTCAGCCATACTTGGGGGAGCACAGTCCATCCATACAAATGCATACGATGAACCCCTCTGGATTCCTACCAGCAGGTCGCAGCGCATAGCTATTATGACGCAAAACATAATTGCAGAGGAGACTGGTGTGGCAAATGTTATCGATCCTCTGGGCGGGTCTTATTATGTGGAATCATTGACAAATAAAGTTGAGGAAATAGCATGGGATTATATAGATATAATCGAAAAAAGGGGGGGGATGTTTAAGGCAACAAAAGAGGGTTTTATCCAAAAAGAGATAGATAAGATATCTTATGAATACCAGAAGGAAGTGGATAGTGGAGAAAAGATAGTGGTCGGACTGAATAAGTACGTTGTGAAAGATGAGGAGGAACCCCCGGAGCAAGTCAAGGTGGATCCTGAGTTAATAGAAAAACAGATAAATCGTACAAAGAACTTGAAGAAGAACCGAAATCAAAAAAAGGCTGCTGAGGCATTGAAGAGGATTCGAGAAGCGGCTACGGATCCTCAAAAGAATGTATTCGAGGCGGTAATTGATGCAGTTAAGGCAGATGTGACGAATGGAGAGATGGTTGGAGAATTGAGAGATGTGTACGGATTTGGCAGGCCATTATTGATTTAA
- a CDS encoding caspase family protein — protein MKLLISKHSVVIVISIRVMAVLPIVFLSGCIYMMDAMNPPRETWKDREKARISGSKSATDVSISDVDTPPVIQVSTRSNAYAVVIGIENYRQKLPKADFAVHDARTITDYLTKVMGYPEQNVVTLVNDNAAKSDLEKYFEKWLSNNVEKDSRVFVYYSGHGAPNPKTGDAYLVPYDGDPAFIDQTGYSLKRLYDSLGKLQAKEIIVVLDSCFSGAGGRSVIAKGSRPLVMTMETLAIPSKIAVLSAASGDQISSAYKEKGHGLFTYFMLKGIKGEGDTNGDGKVEIGELFEYIKPNVEKIARKIYNNEQAPQLIMPKEKQRMLLTDGMR, from the coding sequence TTCAGGCTGCATTTATATGATGGATGCGATGAATCCGCCCCGTGAAACATGGAAAGATCGGGAAAAGGCAAGGATCAGCGGATCCAAGTCTGCTACAGACGTCAGTATTTCCGATGTTGACACACCTCCAGTAATCCAAGTCAGTACCAGGAGTAACGCCTATGCTGTCGTAATCGGCATCGAAAATTACCGCCAAAAGCTACCGAAGGCTGATTTTGCAGTACATGATGCACGAACTATAACGGATTATCTTACAAAGGTCATGGGGTATCCTGAACAAAATGTGGTTACACTTGTAAATGATAATGCCGCAAAGAGTGATTTAGAAAAATACTTTGAAAAATGGCTCTCAAACAATGTTGAAAAAGATAGCAGAGTATTTGTTTACTATTCAGGCCACGGCGCACCGAACCCAAAAACAGGCGATGCCTATCTTGTGCCTTATGATGGAGACCCAGCTTTTATTGACCAGACTGGCTATTCTCTAAAAAGGCTTTACGATTCCCTTGGAAAACTTCAGGCGAAAGAGATTATTGTTGTACTTGATTCGTGTTTTTCAGGGGCAGGAGGAAGATCTGTTATCGCAAAAGGTTCAAGGCCATTGGTTATGACAATGGAAACTTTAGCAATCCCTTCAAAAATAGCAGTCCTCTCTGCTGCATCAGGCGACCAGATAAGCTCAGCATATAAAGAGAAAGGGCATGGATTATTTACCTATTTCATGCTTAAAGGTATAAAGGGCGAGGGCGATACAAATGGAGATGGAAAAGTAGAAATCGGAGAATTGTTTGAATATATCAAACCAAATGTGGAAAAGATTGCAAGAAAAATTTACAACAACGAACAGGCGCCACAATTGATTATGCCAAAGGAAAAACAGAGAATGCTTTTAACAGATGGCATGAGATGA